A genomic window from Brevibacillus agri includes:
- the sleB gene encoding spore cortex-lytic enzyme, whose protein sequence is MKQPVKWLIALAAIALVVTTAIMISPMRSDAFSQQIVKVGAEGSDVREMQYRLKHLGFYTGTVDGIFGWRSYWALRNFQYEFGLPVDGVLGAKTKLKLYNATKNYKPTAADLGVSPSTPSAPAAPSSPKKETYHAANISANDLRLMANAVYGEARGEPYIGQVAVAAVILNRTKNPAFPNTPAGVIFEPRAFTAVADGQIWLTPNEQSKKAVNDALKGWDPTGGAIYYFNPDTATSGWIWSRPQIKKIGRHIFCR, encoded by the coding sequence ATGAAGCAGCCTGTGAAATGGCTGATAGCACTGGCAGCAATAGCGCTCGTTGTCACAACCGCGATCATGATCTCTCCCATGCGCTCCGATGCGTTCAGCCAGCAAATCGTCAAAGTGGGCGCAGAAGGGAGCGACGTCCGGGAAATGCAGTATCGCCTGAAGCACCTCGGATTTTATACCGGGACGGTAGACGGGATCTTCGGCTGGCGTTCGTACTGGGCACTGCGCAACTTCCAGTACGAGTTCGGACTGCCTGTTGACGGCGTGCTCGGAGCGAAAACGAAATTGAAGCTGTACAACGCTACGAAAAACTACAAGCCGACCGCGGCAGACTTGGGCGTGTCGCCATCAACTCCGAGCGCACCTGCGGCGCCGAGCAGTCCGAAAAAAGAGACGTACCACGCCGCCAACATCTCGGCCAACGACCTGCGCCTGATGGCAAATGCGGTTTACGGGGAAGCCCGCGGTGAGCCGTACATCGGGCAGGTAGCGGTGGCAGCGGTCATTTTGAACCGGACGAAAAACCCCGCCTTCCCGAACACACCTGCCGGGGTGATCTTCGAGCCGCGCGCTTTCACCGCTGTAGCAGACGGGCAAATTTGGCTGACGCCAAACGAGCAGTCGAAAAAAGCGGTCAACGACGCCTTGAAAGGTTGGGACCCGACCGGAGGGGCAATCTACTACTTCAACCCGGATACGGCTACGTCCGGTTGGATTTGGAGCCGTCCGCAAATCAAAAAGATCGGCCGCCACATCTTCTGCCGATAA
- a CDS encoding YlaN family protein — protein sequence MTEIKVPDLEQKALALLKADADKIYKLIDVQMENLTMPQCPLYEEVLDTQMFGLSREVEYAVRLGLIAEEIGREIMGSLERKLATLHELFNQK from the coding sequence TTGACAGAAATTAAAGTTCCTGATCTGGAACAGAAAGCGCTAGCACTGCTCAAAGCAGACGCAGACAAGATTTACAAGCTCATCGACGTACAGATGGAAAACCTGACCATGCCGCAGTGCCCACTGTATGAAGAAGTGCTTGATACCCAAATGTTCGGGCTTTCTCGGGAAGTAGAGTATGCAGTTCGCCTTGGACTGATTGCGGAAGAAATTGGTCGTGAAATCATGGGTTCATTGGAACGCAAACTGGCGACTCTCCATGAACTGTTCAATCAAAAGTAA
- a CDS encoding sodium-dependent transporter, translated as MKNQAEQWTSRLGFILAAAGSAIGLGAIWKFPYMVGTSGGGAFFCLFLIFTLVIGLPLLLGEFTIGRSTQKEAISAYRAIAPGTMWHWIGRLGVVTCFLLLSFYSVVGGWILTYLMRGLLGQLIGAQYEQLFGEVISAPVGAVAAQFVFMLITAWVVARGVQSGIESANKYMMPALFILFLVLMFRSLTLPGAMEGVAFFLRPDFSALSAEAILYALGQSFFSLSVGVSVMVTYSSYLAKNESLVRSAGSIVSLNLLVSLFAGLAIFPAVFSLGLEPTAGPGLLFIVLPSVFEKIALGGLFLFIFLALFLFATLTSAFSMLEIIVASLAKGEEGKRKRLSWIVGLLIFVVGVPSALSFGVWSEVTVFGKSIFDAFDYLVSNILMPLGALLIAIFVPLKMKREVLIEELRADQSPLAKRLFVVWLLLLKYVSPLAIVLVFMQMLGIW; from the coding sequence ATGAAAAATCAAGCAGAACAGTGGACGAGCCGGCTCGGCTTTATTTTGGCCGCAGCAGGTTCCGCCATTGGCTTGGGAGCGATCTGGAAATTTCCGTATATGGTAGGGACGAGCGGGGGCGGCGCGTTTTTTTGCCTGTTCCTGATCTTTACGCTCGTCATCGGGCTGCCGCTGTTGCTAGGCGAGTTTACGATTGGCCGCAGCACGCAAAAAGAAGCGATCAGCGCCTACCGGGCGATTGCACCGGGGACGATGTGGCACTGGATCGGCCGCCTTGGCGTCGTGACCTGCTTTTTGCTGTTGTCGTTTTACAGTGTGGTCGGAGGCTGGATTCTCACTTACCTGATGCGTGGCCTGTTGGGACAGTTGATCGGTGCGCAGTATGAGCAGCTTTTCGGAGAGGTCATCTCCGCTCCGGTAGGCGCAGTCGCTGCCCAGTTTGTGTTCATGCTGATTACGGCCTGGGTGGTGGCCCGCGGTGTGCAGAGCGGGATCGAATCGGCGAACAAATACATGATGCCGGCCTTGTTCATTCTGTTTCTCGTGTTGATGTTCCGTTCCTTGACGTTGCCTGGGGCGATGGAAGGCGTCGCGTTCTTCCTCCGGCCCGACTTTTCCGCACTGAGTGCAGAAGCGATCCTGTACGCGCTCGGCCAGTCGTTCTTCTCGCTCAGCGTCGGCGTATCGGTCATGGTTACGTACAGCTCGTATTTGGCGAAAAACGAAAGCCTGGTGCGCTCCGCAGGCTCGATTGTCAGCCTGAATCTGCTCGTTTCCCTGTTCGCCGGACTGGCCATCTTCCCGGCGGTCTTCTCGCTCGGCTTGGAGCCAACGGCTGGTCCTGGCCTGCTGTTTATCGTCCTGCCGTCTGTCTTTGAAAAAATTGCGCTCGGCGGACTGTTCCTGTTCATCTTCCTGGCCTTGTTCCTGTTTGCCACGCTGACCTCTGCTTTTTCCATGCTGGAAATCATCGTCGCTTCCTTGGCCAAAGGAGAGGAAGGAAAGCGCAAGCGCCTGTCGTGGATCGTCGGCCTGCTCATTTTCGTCGTCGGCGTGCCGTCTGCTTTGTCGTTTGGCGTCTGGAGCGAGGTGACCGTGTTTGGAAAGTCGATCTTCGATGCATTCGATTATCTCGTCAGCAACATTTTGATGCCGCTCGGAGCTTTGCTGATTGCCATTTTTGTGCCGCTGAAAATGAAGCGGGAAGTGCTGATCGAAGAACTGCGCGCCGACCAATCGCCGCTCGCCAAGCGTCTGTTCGTCGTCTGGCTGTTGCTGCTGAAATATGTGTCGCCCCTGGCGATCGTGCTCGTCTTCATGCAGATGCTCGGAATCTGGTAG
- the cax gene encoding calcium/proton exchanger: protein MNLRLFFSLVGASVLLAAFAHYFTDNEFFQFATSALAIIFLAAWLGKSTESVAHYAGDRIGGFLNATFGNAAELIIAFFLVKEGLFDMVKASITGAIIGNMLLVLGLSVLLGGLKYREQNFNSRLAGHNASLMTLAIVALFIPAVFMRELPPVKIETLSIVIAILLIVAYILWLIFSMITHSDFLSDIEPHGSDAVWSKGVSILMLAVSTVFVAVVSEWLVHGVQHVSHSLGWSELFVGAFVIAIIGNAAEHSAALLLAMKGRIGAAVEIAIGSSLQIALFVAPTLVLVSLLLGNPMDIVFTPFELAAIGVATFITISITKDGATNWFEGVLLLTVYIILGTAFFFA from the coding sequence ATGAATTTACGACTCTTTTTTTCTCTCGTCGGGGCCTCTGTGCTCTTGGCGGCTTTTGCGCACTACTTTACTGATAACGAATTTTTCCAGTTCGCGACCTCTGCCCTGGCCATCATCTTTCTCGCGGCCTGGCTCGGCAAATCGACGGAAAGCGTGGCTCATTATGCGGGAGACCGGATTGGCGGCTTTTTGAATGCCACCTTCGGCAACGCCGCCGAGCTGATTATCGCGTTTTTCCTCGTCAAGGAAGGCTTGTTCGACATGGTCAAGGCGTCGATCACCGGGGCGATCATCGGCAACATGCTTCTCGTGCTCGGGCTAAGCGTGCTCTTGGGCGGACTGAAGTACAGGGAGCAAAACTTCAACAGCCGACTGGCTGGGCACAACGCCTCGCTGATGACACTCGCGATCGTCGCCCTGTTTATTCCGGCTGTCTTCATGAGGGAGCTGCCGCCAGTCAAAATTGAGACGCTGAGCATCGTCATCGCGATTTTGCTGATCGTCGCCTACATCCTCTGGCTGATTTTCTCCATGATTACGCACAGCGACTTTTTGTCCGACATCGAGCCTCACGGAAGCGACGCTGTCTGGTCGAAAGGCGTCTCGATCCTGATGCTCGCCGTCTCGACCGTGTTTGTCGCGGTCGTCTCGGAATGGCTCGTGCACGGCGTCCAGCATGTGTCGCACTCGCTCGGCTGGTCCGAGCTGTTCGTCGGTGCGTTCGTCATCGCCATCATCGGGAACGCCGCCGAGCACAGCGCAGCGCTTTTGCTCGCGATGAAAGGGCGGATCGGCGCTGCCGTGGAAATCGCCATCGGCTCGAGCTTGCAAATTGCGCTGTTCGTCGCTCCTACGCTCGTCTTGGTCAGCCTGCTGCTCGGCAATCCGATGGACATCGTGTTCACGCCTTTTGAGCTGGCAGCGATCGGGGTTGCGACCTTCATTACGATCTCGATCACGAAGGACGGGGCGACCAACTGGTTTGAAGGGGTTCTTCTGCTCACGGTCTACATCATTCTCGGAACCGCCTTCTTCTTCGCCTGA
- a CDS encoding CBS domain-containing protein has protein sequence MAKVENRTLREIMTKDVATVTLKDNVYEVACKMRDWNVGVIPVVDEKNDVIGIITDRDIVIRGLAEKHEGSTATEVVMTKDIILGQPGMTVDEAAKIMAQHQIRRLPVVENGKLVGIVALADMAIRQVHHDEASDALQEISEPAHH, from the coding sequence ATGGCCAAAGTGGAAAACCGTACCCTGCGCGAAATTATGACCAAAGATGTCGCAACCGTGACGCTTAAGGATAATGTGTACGAAGTAGCTTGCAAAATGCGTGACTGGAACGTAGGCGTCATCCCTGTCGTCGACGAAAAGAACGACGTCATCGGGATCATCACCGACCGCGATATCGTCATTCGCGGACTTGCGGAAAAGCATGAAGGCTCCACGGCGACAGAAGTAGTCATGACCAAGGACATCATTCTCGGCCAGCCGGGCATGACAGTCGATGAAGCGGCGAAGATCATGGCCCAGCACCAAATCCGCCGCCTGCCTGTGGTGGAAAACGGCAAGCTCGTCGGCATTGTCGCCCTCGCAGACATGGCGATCCGGCAAGTGCACCACGACGAGGCGAGCGACGCGCTCCAAGAAATTTCCGAGCCTGCTCATCACTAA
- the glsA gene encoding glutaminase A → MEIERASIQLAEAVKAASDYTGQGKVAAYIPELAKVDSRMLGAAVCLPDGTILSAGDADVPFTLQSISKICSLIVALCQNGQKHVFERVGKEPTGDPFNSIIKLETIKPHKPLNPMINAGAIAVAGMIQGNGVEQRLDAVLSLLRKMTGNPALSINEAVYCSEKRTAARNRALAWFLKDSGVLATDVEETLDLYFRHCAIEVTAKEVARLGMVLAADGVIPETGERVIPQEVARICKTFMVTCGMYNASGEFAIDVGIPAKSGVAGGIMAAVPQRMGIGVFGPALDEKGNSVAGVKLLELLAKEWNLAIF, encoded by the coding sequence ATGGAGATCGAGCGAGCGTCGATTCAACTGGCCGAAGCAGTGAAAGCGGCCAGCGATTATACAGGACAAGGCAAGGTGGCGGCGTATATTCCCGAGCTGGCAAAAGTAGATTCGCGCATGCTCGGGGCCGCGGTTTGCCTGCCCGACGGGACGATTTTGTCGGCGGGAGATGCAGATGTTCCGTTTACATTGCAAAGCATCTCCAAAATATGCTCGCTGATCGTCGCGTTGTGCCAAAACGGACAGAAGCATGTGTTTGAGCGGGTAGGCAAGGAGCCGACAGGGGACCCGTTCAATTCGATTATCAAGCTGGAGACGATCAAGCCGCACAAGCCGCTGAACCCGATGATTAACGCCGGGGCGATTGCCGTCGCGGGGATGATTCAGGGCAATGGAGTGGAGCAGCGCCTGGACGCAGTGCTTAGCCTGCTGCGCAAAATGACAGGAAATCCCGCGCTGTCCATCAATGAAGCGGTTTACTGCTCGGAAAAGCGAACGGCTGCCCGCAACCGGGCGCTCGCCTGGTTTTTGAAAGACAGCGGGGTTCTTGCGACAGACGTGGAAGAGACGCTTGATTTGTACTTCCGGCATTGCGCGATTGAGGTCACAGCCAAAGAGGTAGCGAGATTGGGCATGGTGCTTGCCGCCGACGGCGTGATTCCCGAGACGGGCGAGAGAGTGATCCCGCAAGAGGTCGCCCGCATCTGTAAAACTTTTATGGTGACCTGTGGCATGTACAACGCTTCCGGAGAGTTTGCCATTGACGTCGGGATTCCTGCGAAAAGCGGCGTAGCCGGAGGGATCATGGCTGCGGTCCCGCAGCGGATGGGGATCGGGGTCTTCGGTCCTGCTCTGGACGAAAAAGGAAATTCGGTCGCCGGAGTCAAGCTGCTTGAGCTTCTCGCAAAGGAATGGAATCTTGCTATCTTTTAG
- a CDS encoding Asp23/Gls24 family envelope stress response protein: MADRLGEIRVADQVIAIIAAVAVEEVLDVTVRSGGLYQDLAKKLNGGAKGITVAVTEDRVIVDMRVSVRYGAQIHRVCHTLQEKVKEAVESLTGLFVEAVNVRVETIELGK, encoded by the coding sequence ATGGCTGACAGACTTGGCGAGATCAGAGTGGCCGATCAAGTAATCGCGATCATTGCTGCCGTAGCCGTGGAGGAAGTGCTGGACGTTACGGTGCGGTCGGGTGGGCTGTATCAGGACTTGGCGAAAAAGCTGAATGGCGGGGCGAAAGGAATCACCGTGGCGGTCACAGAGGACAGAGTCATCGTCGACATGCGCGTGTCAGTCCGCTATGGCGCGCAAATTCATCGCGTGTGCCACACGTTGCAGGAAAAGGTGAAGGAAGCCGTCGAGAGCTTGACCGGACTGTTTGTGGAAGCGGTCAATGTGCGTGTAGAGACAATCGAGCTTGGCAAATGA
- a CDS encoding thiamine pyrophosphate-binding protein gives MRVAQYVTKQLAEWGVKRVYGVAGDGIFAWLDALGKQSEIQYISCRHESAAAMMASAEAKLTGKPAVCAATMGPGFVNLLNGLADAHTDRVPVIAIAGQVETHKLGGGYKQFVAQEDMIRPISAYQTTVSHPDAVGEALHRAFVTAAQQKGVAHLAICKDVFAQKTKAVVLPQLPRIPRVLGDRVEIESAAEQIMRAKAPLILLGTGARPAAALCLRFVEQLGAGILLSLGAKGAIDESHRLVLGGLGEGGSEASLQALEKADLLVILGASWFPKEFIPKQLPIIQVDHAAASMHAHSQLLPVTADLLDVLPMWSHRLKTRPPGDAWEKSVESWHARFWAENAKRSQAQSPDEAVRPESLMHTLGEVVADDAIVALDTGEHTIWFNRAFRASRQQPLFSGKWRTMGFGLPAAIAAKLAFPGRQVVCITGDGGLQMNLAELMTAAEQQLAITVVVVNNRTLGLEELKMQQEGFRPFGVQLHNPDFALWAKACGVDSQVVRTGAALEPVLRQALTGERLTLLDIHCTAPTLSERKKQIPFQAQA, from the coding sequence ATGAGAGTGGCGCAATACGTGACGAAACAACTGGCAGAGTGGGGCGTAAAACGCGTCTACGGCGTGGCCGGGGACGGCATTTTCGCCTGGCTGGACGCGCTGGGGAAACAGTCGGAGATTCAGTACATTTCGTGCCGGCACGAGTCTGCGGCGGCGATGATGGCGAGCGCCGAAGCGAAGCTGACGGGCAAGCCGGCCGTGTGCGCAGCGACGATGGGACCGGGCTTCGTCAACCTGCTGAACGGGCTGGCGGATGCGCATACAGATCGCGTTCCCGTCATCGCTATCGCCGGACAGGTCGAGACGCACAAGCTGGGCGGGGGCTACAAGCAGTTTGTCGCCCAGGAAGACATGATTCGGCCGATCAGCGCCTACCAGACGACCGTCAGTCACCCGGACGCCGTGGGCGAAGCTTTGCACCGCGCCTTCGTGACGGCTGCCCAGCAAAAAGGCGTGGCGCATCTGGCGATTTGCAAGGACGTGTTTGCGCAAAAAACGAAAGCGGTCGTGCTGCCGCAACTGCCGCGCATCCCGCGCGTGCTCGGCGACCGGGTGGAGATCGAATCCGCCGCAGAACAGATCATGCGTGCGAAAGCGCCGCTCATCCTGCTTGGCACAGGAGCGCGTCCGGCGGCAGCTTTGTGTTTACGGTTCGTGGAGCAGTTGGGCGCAGGAATTTTGTTGTCGCTCGGGGCAAAAGGGGCCATCGACGAGTCGCATCGCCTGGTGCTCGGCGGCTTGGGCGAAGGCGGCAGCGAGGCTTCCCTGCAAGCGCTGGAAAAGGCCGATTTGCTCGTCATTTTGGGCGCAAGCTGGTTTCCGAAGGAGTTCATTCCGAAGCAGTTGCCGATCATCCAGGTCGATCACGCGGCGGCATCCATGCATGCGCATTCGCAGCTTCTGCCTGTCACGGCCGATCTGCTGGACGTCCTGCCGATGTGGAGCCACCGTTTAAAAACCCGTCCGCCAGGCGATGCTTGGGAGAAGAGCGTAGAGAGCTGGCATGCTCGGTTTTGGGCGGAAAACGCAAAGCGCAGTCAGGCGCAGTCGCCTGACGAGGCAGTGAGGCCGGAAAGCTTGATGCACACATTGGGCGAGGTGGTGGCAGACGATGCGATTGTCGCGCTCGATACCGGCGAGCATACGATCTGGTTCAATCGCGCGTTTCGCGCAAGCAGACAGCAGCCGCTCTTTTCCGGGAAGTGGCGCACGATGGGCTTCGGTTTGCCAGCGGCGATTGCGGCCAAGCTCGCTTTTCCGGGCAGGCAAGTGGTCTGCATAACCGGAGACGGCGGCCTGCAAATGAATCTCGCGGAGCTGATGACGGCAGCCGAACAGCAACTCGCGATCACGGTCGTGGTCGTGAACAACCGGACGCTCGGTTTGGAAGAACTGAAAATGCAGCAGGAAGGGTTTCGCCCGTTTGGCGTGCAACTGCACAACCCGGATTTTGCCCTGTGGGCCAAGGCGTGCGGGGTGGACTCCCAGGTGGTGCGCACGGGTGCGGCCTTGGAGCCTGTCTTGCGGCAAGCGCTCACGGGCGAGCGCTTGACATTGCTTGACATCCATTGCACAGCGCCGACATTATCCGAGAGAAAAAAACAAATTCCCTTCCAAGCCCAAGCATGA
- a CDS encoding MerR family transcriptional regulator, producing MLIKDMARRLQITPRAIRYYEEKGLIRPAKAGDSGYRQFTEEDVWRLQTIMTLREVGMSIDDIRELLAQMKEHEGTLLHYLELQRSFMYTRWVEMAKVIQTTEAMIERIGNSQTIDPGELFELAEANKRLRQTRDNWVDRWNFNQMADSYDEWVQRESQSTNAHQAYERVLDEVVAALGPVKGESGLDAGTGTGNLASRLVRQGASMSGFDQSPQMLKRCRSKLPGMETKLGTFFAFPFLEDRFDFVATSYALHLLDDDQKLLALAECRRVLKPGGRLAIADLMFVDEAARQAHLAALARDGKNEAIAQIEDRFYADRSRLLRELAALGFAAEARQLTTYTHLIVARLK from the coding sequence ATGCTGATTAAGGACATGGCGCGCAGGCTGCAAATCACGCCGCGAGCCATTCGCTATTATGAGGAAAAAGGGCTGATCCGGCCGGCGAAGGCAGGTGATTCCGGATATCGCCAGTTTACCGAAGAAGATGTTTGGCGGCTGCAAACGATCATGACGCTGCGCGAGGTCGGAATGTCGATTGACGATATTCGCGAGCTGCTGGCGCAGATGAAGGAGCACGAAGGTACCTTGCTGCATTACCTGGAACTGCAGCGCTCTTTCATGTACACGAGATGGGTGGAGATGGCCAAAGTCATCCAGACGACGGAGGCGATGATCGAGCGCATCGGCAACAGCCAGACGATCGACCCGGGCGAGCTGTTCGAGCTGGCAGAAGCGAACAAACGGCTGCGGCAAACGCGCGACAACTGGGTGGATCGCTGGAATTTCAACCAGATGGCAGACAGTTACGACGAGTGGGTGCAGCGAGAGTCGCAAAGCACGAACGCCCATCAAGCGTACGAGCGGGTGCTGGATGAAGTCGTCGCCGCGCTCGGTCCCGTGAAAGGCGAGAGCGGGCTGGACGCAGGCACAGGCACGGGCAACCTGGCGAGCCGTCTCGTCCGCCAGGGGGCGAGCATGAGCGGCTTCGACCAGTCGCCGCAAATGTTGAAGCGCTGCCGGAGCAAGCTGCCCGGGATGGAGACGAAGCTCGGAACCTTTTTCGCCTTTCCGTTTCTCGAGGATCGCTTTGACTTTGTGGCGACGAGCTATGCGCTGCACCTTCTCGATGACGACCAGAAGCTGCTCGCGCTCGCCGAATGCCGCCGGGTGCTGAAGCCGGGGGGACGCCTGGCGATCGCGGATTTGATGTTTGTGGACGAGGCTGCCAGACAGGCGCATCTCGCTGCATTGGCCCGAGACGGGAAGAACGAGGCGATTGCGCAAATTGAGGACCGCTTTTACGCCGACCGCTCGCGGCTGCTCCGGGAGCTTGCGGCGCTCGGATTCGCCGCAGAGGCGCGACAGCTCACCACGTACACGCATCTGATCGTCGCGAGGCTGAAATAA
- the tnpA gene encoding IS200/IS605 family transposase has protein sequence MGQEYRRTATTVSLIHYHFVFCPRYRRKVLVNQVEIRFKELLEKICQENDWHIVAMEVMPDHVYLLLNCLPTDSPSDIMAKVKGVTSRIIRQEFKHLAHLPSLWTRSFFVSTAGNVSSETVKRYVEEQKKRG, from the coding sequence ATGGGACAAGAATATAGACGTACAGCTACCACAGTATCTCTCATCCACTATCATTTTGTTTTCTGCCCTCGTTATCGAAGAAAAGTATTAGTGAACCAGGTGGAAATTCGATTCAAGGAACTACTTGAAAAAATATGTCAAGAGAATGACTGGCATATAGTAGCCATGGAAGTGATGCCAGATCATGTCTATCTGCTCCTGAACTGTCTTCCCACCGATTCTCCATCAGACATCATGGCAAAAGTGAAAGGAGTGACCTCTCGAATCATAAGGCAGGAGTTCAAGCATCTTGCTCATTTGCCGAGTCTGTGGACACGCTCTTTTTTCGTAAGTACAGCAGGAAACGTATCAAGCGAAACCGTAAAGCGTTATGTGGAAGAACAAAAGAAAAGGGGGTGA
- the ftsW gene encoding putative lipid II flippase FtsW: protein MKTRGVPDFLLLFLTALIVGFGITMVLSASSIFALTSFTSNGCSYCNGDELYFVKRQIRFLLIGIVGMLVAMNIPFSFYKRNFLLIALGSFIMLVLVLIPGIGEDVKGARSWFRIGSSSLQPAEFAKLGLILYLAAILAKKGEGVRKLQSGLLPPLMVTGLFFLLIVVQPDLGSAAILLGSALIVMICGGARLRHLIGLGGPVVTVAFLGYITLKPHALNRINSYINPWNDPSGTGYNIIQSWIAIAHGGLSGTGFGKSIQKYLYLPEMHTDFIFSIITEELGFIGSSLFLLVYLLFLLRGIHICLRVKDTFASLAGIGVVSMIALQAILNIGGVTGLIPLTGVPLPFISYGGSSLLVCLISTGFLLSVSREVSRQKLEEQLKKQPYSM, encoded by the coding sequence GTGAAGACTAGGGGCGTACCTGACTTCCTGCTCCTGTTTTTAACCGCCCTGATCGTCGGGTTTGGTATTACCATGGTGCTTAGTGCAAGCTCCATTTTCGCCCTGACCAGCTTCACTAGCAATGGCTGCTCTTATTGCAACGGGGACGAGCTGTATTTCGTGAAGCGGCAAATCCGCTTCCTGCTGATCGGAATCGTCGGCATGCTGGTCGCCATGAATATTCCCTTCTCCTTTTACAAGCGCAATTTCTTGCTGATTGCGTTAGGAAGCTTCATCATGCTTGTGCTCGTGCTGATTCCGGGAATCGGGGAGGATGTGAAAGGAGCGCGTTCGTGGTTCAGGATCGGATCATCCAGCCTGCAGCCCGCAGAGTTCGCCAAGCTAGGTCTGATCTTGTACCTGGCGGCGATTCTCGCGAAAAAAGGAGAGGGGGTACGCAAACTCCAGTCTGGTTTGCTTCCCCCGCTCATGGTTACCGGTTTGTTTTTCCTCCTGATTGTCGTGCAGCCCGATCTTGGGTCAGCCGCCATTCTTCTGGGCAGCGCCTTGATCGTGATGATCTGCGGCGGAGCGAGACTTCGTCACCTGATTGGCCTCGGCGGCCCGGTTGTGACCGTGGCTTTTCTCGGATACATCACGTTGAAGCCGCATGCCTTGAATCGCATTAACTCCTACATCAATCCATGGAACGATCCGAGCGGAACCGGGTACAACATCATTCAGTCGTGGATTGCCATCGCCCACGGAGGACTGTCCGGGACGGGCTTCGGGAAGAGCATCCAAAAGTATTTGTACTTGCCGGAGATGCACACCGACTTCATTTTCTCCATCATTACGGAGGAGCTTGGGTTTATCGGTTCTTCTCTGTTCCTGCTGGTCTACCTGCTGTTCCTGTTGCGCGGCATCCACATATGTCTGCGCGTCAAGGACACCTTTGCCAGCCTGGCCGGGATCGGGGTCGTCAGCATGATTGCCCTGCAAGCGATCTTAAACATCGGCGGCGTGACAGGACTGATTCCGCTCACGGGCGTACCTCTTCCTTTCATCAGCTACGGGGGCTCTTCCTTGCTCGTTTGCTTGATCTCGACAGGCTTTTTGCTGAGCGTGTCGCGCGAGGTCAGCCGCCAGAAGCTGGAGGAGCAGCTCAAGAAGCAGCCTTATTCAATGTAG
- a CDS encoding YugN family protein — MVIKDTGLSTKEVFFADLEHYMSELGFDRGAWDYKHATYDYKIQDKGNVFYLRIEANVIEGKLEDTHAVLKLEDPYMGKHLFPHGLDYDYPMPESVVKTAKLKLQMLGEKLSSH; from the coding sequence ATGGTTATCAAGGACACTGGGCTTAGCACGAAAGAAGTCTTTTTCGCCGATCTGGAGCATTACATGAGCGAGCTTGGCTTTGATCGTGGCGCCTGGGATTACAAGCACGCTACATACGATTATAAGATCCAAGATAAAGGAAACGTCTTCTACCTGCGCATCGAAGCAAACGTGATCGAAGGCAAGCTGGAAGACACCCATGCCGTCCTGAAGCTGGAAGATCCGTACATGGGCAAACACCTTTTCCCGCACGGACTGGATTACGACTATCCGATGCCTGAATCCGTTGTCAAAACGGCGAAGCTCAAGCTGCAAATGCTTGGCGAAAAGCTTTCCTCGCACTAA